From Linepithema humile isolate Giens D197 chromosome 8, Lhum_UNIL_v1.0, whole genome shotgun sequence, one genomic window encodes:
- the LOC105670585 gene encoding E3 ubiquitin-protein ligase MARCHF3-like, producing MITRSNSVANTLDNIISKVETEFDKASSYTNQSEFEDDVTANVRNKLSCDSVEDINCRICYDPNQELPIIYPCKCKGTMGAIHLMCLERWLEESNKNSCELCGHEFRVERTPRYKILRSVIVWLCLNHDDHQMYVRNVKADLLRCLVVTPVTIGCSYICVVAADFYAMNNYDNFPLARWTTYSLLAMMALLVLSFFIWIYLTMQYHQKAWFYWWQKTSVVKIIDLMPANTTLISNARRDVMEV from the exons atGATTACCAGAAGTAATTCAGTAGCCAACActttagataatattatttcaaaagtaGAAACAGAGTTCGATAAAGCATCGTCGTACACAAACCAATCAGAGTTTGAAGATGACGTGACGGCAAAtgtgagaaataaattatcttgcGATTCGGTGGAAGATATAAATTGTCGTATTTGTTACGATCCTAATCAAGAATTGCCTATTATATACCCGTGCAAATGCAAG GGAACAATGGGTGCGATCCATTTGATGTGCTTGGAGCGTTGGTTAGAAGAGAGCAACAAGAATAGCTGCGAATTGTGCGGTCACGAGTTTCGTGTGGAACGAACACCTCGCTACAAGATTCTCCGATCTGTTATAGTCTGGTTGTGTCTCAATCACGATGACCATCAGATGTATGTTCGTAACGTAAAAGCTGATTTACTCAGATGTCTCGTAGTCACCCCAGTAACCATCGGATGTTCCTATATCTGCGTGGTGGCGGCCGATTTTTACGCCATGAATAATTACGACAACTTTCCCCTTGCACGATGGACCACTTATTCTTTGTTGGCGATGATGGCGTTATTAGTTCTGTCTTTCTTTATCTGGATTTACCTGACGATGCAGTATCACCAAAAAGCGTGGTTTTACTGGTGGCAGAAAACCAGCGTCGTGAAAATCATCGATTTGATGCCAGCAAACACGACTTTAATTAGTAACGCTAGACGCGACGTAATGGAAGTCTGA
- the LOC105670584 gene encoding uncharacterized protein isoform X2, with translation MLEGWYCRSIANNNADAEEEEDEDSPEEEVPNYKDQYRNLKRKLKFLIYENECFQEALRSTQRKLLKVNRDKSFLLDRLLQYEKVDASFSESDETESSDEEVVRLDNSKRKKVETNINNHASHHSPIVTKPLNTSKKKKSTPKVVKTNNTPIVQSANNLVPMSLMSDGHMTPEEVERHLESRQTYLELVPEKAPPTVPTEMFSNDPSLDSIYY, from the exons ATGTTGGAAGGATGGTATTGCAGATCCATTGCCAACAACAATGCAGACgcagaagaggaagaagatgAAGACAGTCCGGAAGAGGAAGTGCCTAACTACAAGGACCAGTATCGCAACCTTAAAAGGAAGCTGAAGTTCTTGATTTAT GAAAATGAGTGTTTCCAGGAGGCTCTGCGTTCTACGCAAAGAAAACTGCTCAAAGTAAACAGAGACAAGAGTTTTTTGTTAGATCGCCTTCTGCAATATGAAAAAGTGGACGCATCATTCAGTGAAAGCGATGAAACTGAATCATCTGATGAGGAAGTTGTTCGTTTAGATAATTCAAAgag gaaaaaagTTGAAACAAACATCAACAATCATGCTTCTCATCATTCGCCAATAGTCACAAAACCACTAAACAccagcaaaaagaaaaagagtacACCAAAAGTTGTTAAAACAAACAATACACCTATA GTACAATCCGCAAATAATTTGGTTCCAATGTCCTTGATGTCTGATGGACATATGACTCCTGAAGAAGTGGAAAGACATTTGGAATCTCGTCAGACATATCTGGAACTTGTGCCAGAGAAGGCACCACCCACAGTTCCAACAGAAATGTTCAGTAATGATCCTTCATTGGATAG catttattattaa
- the LOC105670584 gene encoding uncharacterized protein isoform X1, translating to MLEGWYCRSIANNNADAEEEEDEDSPEEEVPNYKDQYRNLKRKLKFLIYENECFQEALRSTQRKLLKVNRDKSFLLDRLLQYEKVDASFSESDETESSDEEVVRLDNSKRKKVETNINNHASHHSPIVTKPLNTSKKKKSTPKVVKTNNTPIVQSANNLVPMSLMSDGHMTPEEVERHLESRQTYLELVPEKAPPTVPTEMFSNDPSLDSESNEIGELETSPSNMGEDCLSVDMMAE from the exons ATGTTGGAAGGATGGTATTGCAGATCCATTGCCAACAACAATGCAGACgcagaagaggaagaagatgAAGACAGTCCGGAAGAGGAAGTGCCTAACTACAAGGACCAGTATCGCAACCTTAAAAGGAAGCTGAAGTTCTTGATTTAT GAAAATGAGTGTTTCCAGGAGGCTCTGCGTTCTACGCAAAGAAAACTGCTCAAAGTAAACAGAGACAAGAGTTTTTTGTTAGATCGCCTTCTGCAATATGAAAAAGTGGACGCATCATTCAGTGAAAGCGATGAAACTGAATCATCTGATGAGGAAGTTGTTCGTTTAGATAATTCAAAgag gaaaaaagTTGAAACAAACATCAACAATCATGCTTCTCATCATTCGCCAATAGTCACAAAACCACTAAACAccagcaaaaagaaaaagagtacACCAAAAGTTGTTAAAACAAACAATACACCTATA GTACAATCCGCAAATAATTTGGTTCCAATGTCCTTGATGTCTGATGGACATATGACTCCTGAAGAAGTGGAAAGACATTTGGAATCTCGTCAGACATATCTGGAACTTGTGCCAGAGAAGGCACCACCCACAGTTCCAACAGAAATGTTCAGTAATGATCCTTCATTGGATAG CGAATCGAACGAAATTGGGGAACTCGAAACATCTCCAAGTAATATGGGAGAAGATTGCCTCAGTGTTGATATGATGGCGGAGTGA
- the LOC105670583 gene encoding sin3 histone deacetylase corepressor complex component SDS3 isoform X1: MAYQDSPFSTMYDRQDDYDLDEDNEEYLDDDRDVEEQDESDEDTEEASETDMGKSEEYTEIKEQIYQDKLASLKKQLQQLKDGTHPEYNRKLKRLETQYKERLRLNIIYRDYLTEWVERDYILEKKAAAKEFEEKKIDLKENLLTDMEEKRKMIESDRHTMELTGDSMEVKPVMTRKLRRRPNDPVPEKVEKRRKPPPAQLNYLLDEKEIELDLKAINRAKAPTAVRKPVVIPHYNTVNMPSQHIPQPPETSLVETRIEDGKLLYERRWFHRGQPVYVEGKDLSRFAANISAIGTEVIWVKKVSDSSKVRIYTSQLSRGKISIKRRAS; this comes from the exons ATGGCTTATCAAGATTCACCTTTTTCCACAATGTACGATCGCCAAGATGATTATGATCTTGATGAAGACAACGAGGAGTATTTGGACGACGACCGGGATGTCGAGGAGCAAGACGAAAGTGATGAAG ATACGGAGGAGGCGAGTGAAACTGACATGGGGAAATCTGAAGAATACACAGAAATTAAAGAACA AATATACCAGGACAAATTAGCAAGTTTAAAGAAACAATTGCAGCAATTGAAGGACGGCACACATCCTGAATATAATCGCAAATTAAAACGATTAGAAACACAATATAAAGAacg actaaggctaaatataatttatcgtgATTATTTGACGGAATGGGTTGAACGAGATTATATATTGGAGAAGAAAGCTGCAGCAaaagaatttgaagaaaagaaaattgatcTGAAGGAAAACCTGCTTACTGATATGGAAGAGAAGCGAAAAATGATTGAGTCGGATCGTCATACGATGGAACTTACTGGTGATTCAATGGAg GTAAAGCCGGTAATGACGAGAAAATTACGCAGACGCCCGAACGATCCAGTGCCAGAAAAAGTAGAGAAACGACGAAAGCCACCACCAGCacaactaaattatttattggacgAGAAGGAGATCGAGCTCGACTTAAAAGCGATTAATCGCGCGAAAGCACCGACCGCCGTTCGTAAACCAG TAGTTATACCACATTACAACACGGTAAATATGCCATCTCAACATATACCACAGCCTCCTGAAACCTCATTGGTGGAAACTCGAATTGAGGACGGGAAATTGTTGTACGAACGAAGATG GTTCCATCGCGGTCAGCCTGTTTATGTCGAAGGCAAGGACCTTAGTAGATTCGCGGCGAATATTTCAGCAATCGGCACCGAGGTC ATCTGGGTGAAAAAAGTTTCGGACAGCAGCAAAGTGCGCATTTATACGTCACAGCTGAGTCGCGGAAAGATTTCCATTAAACGAAGGGCCTCGTAA
- the LOC105670583 gene encoding sin3 histone deacetylase corepressor complex component SDS3 isoform X2 encodes MAYQDSPFSTMYDRQDDYDLDEDNEEYLDDDRDVEEQDESDEDTEEASETDMGKSEEYTEIKEQIYQDKLASLKKQLQQLKDGTHPEYNRKLKRLETQYKERLRLNIIYRDYLTEWVERDYILEKKAAAKEFEEKKIDLKENLLTDMEEKRKMIESDRHTMELTGDSMEVKPVMTRKLRRRPNDPVPEKVEKRRKPPPAQLNYLLDEKEIELDLKAINRAKAPTAVRKPVIPHYNTVNMPSQHIPQPPETSLVETRIEDGKLLYERRWFHRGQPVYVEGKDLSRFAANISAIGTEVIWVKKVSDSSKVRIYTSQLSRGKISIKRRAS; translated from the exons ATGGCTTATCAAGATTCACCTTTTTCCACAATGTACGATCGCCAAGATGATTATGATCTTGATGAAGACAACGAGGAGTATTTGGACGACGACCGGGATGTCGAGGAGCAAGACGAAAGTGATGAAG ATACGGAGGAGGCGAGTGAAACTGACATGGGGAAATCTGAAGAATACACAGAAATTAAAGAACA AATATACCAGGACAAATTAGCAAGTTTAAAGAAACAATTGCAGCAATTGAAGGACGGCACACATCCTGAATATAATCGCAAATTAAAACGATTAGAAACACAATATAAAGAacg actaaggctaaatataatttatcgtgATTATTTGACGGAATGGGTTGAACGAGATTATATATTGGAGAAGAAAGCTGCAGCAaaagaatttgaagaaaagaaaattgatcTGAAGGAAAACCTGCTTACTGATATGGAAGAGAAGCGAAAAATGATTGAGTCGGATCGTCATACGATGGAACTTACTGGTGATTCAATGGAg GTAAAGCCGGTAATGACGAGAAAATTACGCAGACGCCCGAACGATCCAGTGCCAGAAAAAGTAGAGAAACGACGAAAGCCACCACCAGCacaactaaattatttattggacgAGAAGGAGATCGAGCTCGACTTAAAAGCGATTAATCGCGCGAAAGCACCGACCGCCGTTCGTAAACCAG TTATACCACATTACAACACGGTAAATATGCCATCTCAACATATACCACAGCCTCCTGAAACCTCATTGGTGGAAACTCGAATTGAGGACGGGAAATTGTTGTACGAACGAAGATG GTTCCATCGCGGTCAGCCTGTTTATGTCGAAGGCAAGGACCTTAGTAGATTCGCGGCGAATATTTCAGCAATCGGCACCGAGGTC ATCTGGGTGAAAAAAGTTTCGGACAGCAGCAAAGTGCGCATTTATACGTCACAGCTGAGTCGCGGAAAGATTTCCATTAAACGAAGGGCCTCGTAA